From the Phycisphaerales bacterium AB-hyl4 genome, one window contains:
- the araD1 gene encoding AraD1 family protein: protein MRLIQLQHPRHGRRVAMVEGDTLRLFDTFKSVYAMAAAAIDSDVTLADLVPNNLGKESLPYDEIYEGQSEWKLLPPFDHPDEPAFCFITGTGLSHKKSADNRQAMHVANVGDDSVSDSMKMYLMGMEGGRPAPGVVGVQPEWFYKCNGTRLQAHNEPLEMPPFAMDGGEEAEPVGAYLVGPNGMPWRVGFAVGNEFSDHVLEQQNYLYLSSSKLRACSLGPELVVGEPFDDIVGEVRVERDGNVIWRTDVATGEANMCHSVQNLEHHHFKYPEHRRPGDVHLHFFGADAFSYGDKLKLQDGDVMVIHYPKLGRPLRNPMKVEPGPQPFVPVNVL, encoded by the coding sequence ATGCGACTGATTCAGCTTCAACATCCCCGGCACGGCCGACGCGTTGCGATGGTTGAGGGCGACACGCTTCGCCTGTTCGACACCTTCAAAAGTGTTTACGCCATGGCTGCCGCCGCTATCGACAGCGACGTCACGCTGGCCGATCTTGTCCCGAATAATCTGGGCAAGGAGAGCCTGCCTTACGACGAGATCTATGAAGGGCAGAGCGAGTGGAAGCTGCTGCCGCCGTTCGATCATCCGGACGAGCCGGCGTTCTGCTTCATCACCGGGACGGGCCTGAGCCACAAGAAGAGCGCCGACAACCGCCAGGCCATGCACGTCGCGAACGTCGGCGACGACAGCGTGTCCGACAGTATGAAGATGTACCTCATGGGCATGGAAGGCGGCCGACCCGCGCCGGGCGTCGTCGGCGTCCAGCCCGAATGGTTTTACAAGTGCAACGGCACTCGGCTGCAGGCGCACAACGAGCCGTTGGAGATGCCGCCGTTCGCAATGGACGGCGGCGAGGAAGCCGAGCCGGTCGGCGCGTATCTCGTCGGGCCGAACGGGATGCCGTGGCGCGTCGGGTTTGCCGTCGGCAACGAATTCTCCGATCACGTGCTCGAACAGCAGAACTACCTCTACCTTTCCTCGTCCAAGCTGCGGGCCTGTTCGCTGGGCCCGGAACTGGTCGTCGGCGAACCGTTCGATGACATCGTCGGCGAGGTACGGGTCGAACGAGATGGCAACGTGATTTGGCGCACCGATGTCGCCACCGGCGAAGCCAACATGTGTCACAGCGTGCAGAACCTGGAGCACCATCATTTCAAGTACCCCGAGCATCGTCGGCCGGGCGATGTGCATCTGCACTTCTTCGGCGCTGACGCTTTCAGCTACGGCGACAAACTCAAGCTCCAAGACGGCGACGTGATGGTCATCCACTACCCGAAACTGGGCCGACCACTGCGCAACCCGATGAAAGTCGAGCCCGGGCCGCAGCCTTTCGTTCCCGTGAACGTGCTTTGA
- a CDS encoding DUF6785 family protein, which translates to MTIRAIILGLGLGIFISGFTHFNDLFMQSSLFINNHLPIAVFGLLVVLMLGVNPLLRLLGPRWSLGTAELAVIVALGLTSCGWPSFSFYRYFITITAMPNHWQGPKADWQAVGVMRYLPGGDPRLAEGHVQDWEALILAVAEPLHRQGEPVLERLWSQMDARGQRVFQEHLGAEEVPIGSRRDVVRAVNVALVSGDLTPQPPPPTMSELPRPMRLLLGEHLEQPLTGRAQVQLNRWWLVSTLPGVVLPAPQGQGVLLDTSAGGGEVLDMLLVGSSEPLGLTELPWSAWWPVLRVWGAAGLLLGLASLCLTVIVHPQWSRRELLPYPIARFVNELTERDATSWLPSIARHQAFWVGVIAMAAVHGVNGLHAWFPELPNIPLRMEFGPLRELFPNFGRIGATNDLFRPHIYFSVIAFCFFLGTPVSFSLGAATLAYGMLGATLLAAGATFQEDRMGAGEGNLLRFGAYVGMAGIIAYIGRRYYARLAIAAVGGARTIDTPTSAVWAARGLAVLFALTVFVLYTAGLDWLMAIVLVLLVLLIYLVLTRVVVETGMFFVQAWWLPAGILTGLLGFEAIGPTTFLVLAVGSTMLVGDPRTLLMPYLANAMQMADRSGAGKPGKVAPWLAVMLLVGFLVAGAALFSLTHNHGVGGAGAWDTEVLPNMPFDQATRHISESTVRDTLTQATAVEGLDRLWNVQLSFDAWAWMFGGMVLLIATAAARLRLPWWPIHPVLFLVWGTMPSYRLAGSFLIGWMIKLAVVQLGGTRGYRQVLPLMVGVIAGELLMGLVWTGASAAYYGIHNVAPPVYRLYP; encoded by the coding sequence ATGACGATCCGAGCGATTATCTTGGGATTGGGGCTGGGGATATTCATCTCCGGTTTCACGCACTTCAACGACCTGTTCATGCAGAGCAGTCTGTTCATCAACAACCACCTGCCCATTGCGGTGTTCGGGTTGCTGGTGGTGCTGATGCTCGGGGTGAACCCGTTGCTACGTCTGCTGGGGCCGCGCTGGTCGTTGGGTACAGCGGAGCTGGCGGTGATTGTCGCGTTGGGGCTAACTTCGTGCGGCTGGCCGAGCTTCAGTTTCTATCGGTACTTCATCACAATCACGGCGATGCCGAATCACTGGCAGGGGCCTAAGGCGGACTGGCAGGCGGTGGGTGTTATGCGTTACCTGCCGGGCGGCGACCCGCGGCTGGCGGAGGGGCACGTTCAGGACTGGGAGGCGCTGATCCTGGCGGTCGCCGAGCCGTTGCATCGGCAGGGCGAGCCAGTGCTCGAGCGGTTGTGGTCGCAGATGGACGCGCGGGGGCAGCGGGTGTTTCAGGAGCATCTCGGCGCGGAGGAGGTGCCGATCGGATCGCGTCGTGACGTGGTGCGGGCGGTGAATGTTGCGTTGGTGAGTGGGGATCTGACGCCGCAGCCGCCGCCGCCGACGATGAGCGAACTGCCGCGTCCGATGCGCTTGTTGTTGGGGGAGCATTTGGAGCAGCCGTTGACCGGCCGTGCGCAGGTTCAGCTGAACCGGTGGTGGCTGGTAAGCACGTTGCCGGGCGTGGTGCTGCCTGCGCCGCAGGGGCAGGGCGTGTTGCTGGATACGAGCGCCGGTGGCGGCGAGGTGCTGGACATGTTGCTGGTGGGCAGCTCGGAGCCGTTGGGCTTGACGGAGTTGCCATGGTCGGCGTGGTGGCCGGTGTTGCGTGTGTGGGGGGCGGCGGGGTTGTTGCTGGGGCTGGCGAGTCTTTGCCTGACGGTGATCGTGCATCCGCAATGGTCGCGCCGCGAGTTGCTGCCGTATCCGATCGCGCGATTTGTGAATGAGCTGACGGAGCGGGATGCGACATCTTGGCTGCCGAGCATTGCCCGTCATCAAGCGTTCTGGGTCGGGGTGATCGCGATGGCGGCGGTGCATGGCGTAAACGGGCTGCATGCCTGGTTCCCCGAATTACCGAACATTCCGTTGCGCATGGAGTTTGGGCCGCTGCGTGAGTTGTTCCCGAATTTCGGCCGAATCGGTGCGACGAACGACCTGTTTCGGCCGCATATTTATTTCTCGGTGATCGCCTTCTGTTTCTTCCTCGGTACGCCCGTATCGTTTTCGCTGGGGGCGGCGACGTTAGCGTACGGCATGCTCGGCGCGACCCTGCTCGCGGCAGGTGCGACCTTCCAGGAAGACCGGATGGGCGCGGGGGAAGGCAACCTGTTGCGCTTCGGCGCGTACGTCGGGATGGCGGGCATCATTGCTTACATCGGTCGGCGGTATTACGCGAGGTTGGCCATCGCCGCCGTGGGCGGAGCGCGCACGATTGACACGCCGACGTCGGCGGTGTGGGCGGCGCGCGGGCTGGCGGTGCTGTTTGCGCTGACGGTGTTCGTGCTCTACACGGCAGGGCTCGATTGGCTGATGGCGATCGTGCTCGTGCTGCTGGTGTTGCTGATTTATCTGGTGCTGACGCGGGTGGTGGTGGAAACAGGCATGTTCTTCGTGCAGGCGTGGTGGTTGCCTGCGGGCATTCTGACCGGTCTGCTTGGTTTCGAGGCGATCGGGCCGACGACGTTCCTTGTGTTGGCCGTGGGGAGCACGATGCTTGTGGGTGATCCGCGTACGCTGCTGATGCCTTACCTGGCCAACGCGATGCAGATGGCGGACCGCTCCGGGGCGGGCAAGCCGGGCAAGGTTGCGCCGTGGCTGGCGGTGATGCTTTTGGTGGGCTTTCTCGTGGCCGGCGCGGCGCTGTTCAGTTTGACGCACAATCACGGCGTCGGCGGCGCGGGCGCATGGGACACTGAGGTGCTACCGAACATGCCCTTTGACCAGGCGACGCGGCACATCAGCGAAAGTACCGTGCGCGACACGCTCACGCAGGCCACGGCCGTGGAGGGCCTCGACCGGCTTTGGAATGTGCAGCTTTCATTCGACGCGTGGGCGTGGATGTTCGGCGGGATGGTCTTGCTGATCGCCACGGCGGCTGCACGCTTGCGGTTGCCGTGGTGGCCCATTCATCCGGTGCTGTTCCTGGTCTGGGGGACAATGCCGTCGTATCGGCTCGCGGGCTCGTTCCTGATCGGCTGGATGATCAAACTCGCCGTGGTGCAATTGGGCGGCACGCGTGGGTATCGGCAGGTATTGCCGTTGATGGTCGGCGTCATCGCCGGCGAACTGTTAATGGGCCTGGTCTGGACCGGCGCGAGCGCGGCGTACTACGGCATCCACAACGTCGCGCCGCCGGTGTATCGCCTTTACCCCTGA
- a CDS encoding sulfatase, protein MPAANPGVLLLIADDWSPIAGCYHDPVVHTPHIDALARRATRFDQAFCTTPSCAASRANLLTGQYVHQHGQYGHSHGYHGFRTHEHLADQTLPAVLRKHGVFTGLIGKDHIAPKSAYPFHVDERCQPRSLSGPAEGVRRFLTAAGDRPFYLHVASAYPHRTGGDFRRSHDEGDGLSDDDVLYPPETLPVPNWLPDTPEVRQDLADYYTFVTRFDRFVGVVLAELQRSGRADETTIILTSDHGMPFPGAKGSAYDSGHHCPLIIAPPHASPHASQALVNWCDIYPTICDSLALPQADLPADLPGRSLLPILDQSDPPGWDQTFYSHVFHEITNYFPYRVLREKRFKFVRHLVRDMPMPSDLFNSPTWQAVLKQSLTHMGDRLTERVLHHDREELYDLANDPAETTNLVANPAFADTADRMRKTLHAFRERTNDPWLIVDKQEAATHN, encoded by the coding sequence ATGCCAGCCGCAAACCCCGGCGTCCTGCTGCTGATCGCCGACGACTGGTCACCCATCGCCGGCTGCTATCACGACCCCGTCGTGCACACGCCTCACATCGACGCCCTCGCCCGCCGGGCCACACGCTTCGACCAGGCCTTCTGCACCACACCGAGCTGCGCCGCCAGCCGCGCCAACCTGCTCACCGGCCAATACGTACACCAGCATGGGCAATACGGCCACAGCCACGGCTACCACGGCTTCCGCACCCACGAACACCTCGCCGACCAGACCCTCCCCGCTGTGCTCCGAAAACATGGCGTCTTCACCGGACTGATCGGCAAGGACCACATCGCCCCCAAATCCGCCTACCCCTTCCACGTCGACGAGCGATGCCAGCCCCGGTCCCTCTCCGGCCCGGCCGAGGGCGTACGCCGATTCCTCACCGCGGCAGGCGACCGGCCGTTCTACCTCCACGTCGCCTCCGCCTACCCGCATCGCACGGGCGGAGACTTCCGCCGCTCGCATGACGAAGGCGACGGCCTGTCCGACGACGACGTGCTCTATCCGCCAGAGACCCTCCCCGTTCCCAACTGGCTGCCGGACACGCCCGAAGTTCGGCAGGACCTCGCCGACTACTACACCTTCGTCACCCGCTTCGACCGCTTCGTCGGCGTAGTGCTTGCAGAGTTGCAACGCAGCGGGCGGGCCGATGAAACCACCATCATCCTCACCAGCGATCACGGCATGCCCTTCCCCGGCGCTAAAGGCTCGGCCTACGACAGCGGCCACCACTGCCCCCTGATCATCGCCCCACCCCACGCCAGCCCCCACGCCAGCCAGGCGCTCGTCAACTGGTGTGACATCTACCCCACCATCTGCGACAGCCTCGCCCTGCCGCAGGCCGACCTGCCCGCCGACCTGCCGGGCCGATCGCTGCTGCCGATCCTCGACCAATCCGACCCGCCCGGCTGGGACCAGACCTTCTACTCGCATGTGTTTCACGAGATCACCAACTATTTCCCCTATCGCGTGCTGCGCGAGAAACGATTCAAGTTCGTACGCCACCTCGTCCGCGACATGCCCATGCCCAGCGACCTGTTCAACTCGCCGACCTGGCAGGCCGTGCTGAAACAATCGCTGACCCACATGGGCGATCGCCTCACCGAGCGCGTGCTCCACCACGATCGCGAAGAGCTATACGACCTCGCCAACGATCCAGCGGAAACGACCAACCTCGTGGCGAACCCCGCCTTCGCCGACACGGCCGACCGCATGCGCAAAACCCTGCACGCATTCCGCGAACGCACCAACGACCCCTGGCTGATCGTCGACAAACAGGAAGCCGCGACGCACAACTGA
- a CDS encoding DUF4038 domain-containing protein → MMPEHHRLRVASNGRYLERADGSPFFYLGDTAWHLCYALTRDEMDQYLQNRAAKGFTVVQTILVRGFKDVDRPNAQGDMPFVDNDPTRPNEAYFEHVDHLVARAAELGLFVGLLPSWGNKWRYSPYSTPGIFRPDSAESYGQFLAERYRGKPVIWILGGDRNVLNDDEMKIIEGFARGLRDGGAEGEQLITFHPYGPGRSSDRLHAAEWLDFNMCQTSHAAHDYDNGLFIDHDYALSPAKPTLDAEPRYENLPVGFYNKHCAGYDRFDDYDVRQAAYWALLAGACGHVYGDNSVWQMCKPGVNPVHLDATVPWHEAVDHPGAFQMRHVRRLFETRPFHQLVPEQGCILDGPGGGGGKVRVARAADRSFAIAYSPRGEQFTLKMDIVEARRVRASWFDPRYGMTTPFCTSLPLPMQTFTPPTHGRGRDWVLLLDDDDKQLPLPGLEAQA, encoded by the coding sequence ATGATGCCTGAACATCATCGTTTGCGTGTGGCTTCCAATGGCCGATACCTCGAGCGGGCGGATGGGAGCCCGTTTTTCTACCTCGGCGATACGGCGTGGCATTTGTGTTACGCGCTGACGCGCGACGAGATGGATCAATATCTTCAGAACCGGGCGGCGAAGGGGTTCACTGTCGTCCAGACGATTCTGGTGCGCGGGTTCAAGGATGTCGACCGTCCAAATGCGCAAGGCGATATGCCGTTCGTTGACAATGACCCCACTCGGCCGAACGAGGCGTACTTCGAACATGTGGATCACCTGGTAGCGCGTGCGGCCGAGCTTGGCTTGTTTGTCGGGCTGCTGCCGTCGTGGGGCAATAAGTGGCGGTACAGCCCTTACAGCACGCCGGGCATTTTTCGGCCTGACTCTGCTGAGTCTTATGGGCAATTTCTGGCAGAGCGGTATCGCGGCAAGCCGGTGATCTGGATTCTCGGCGGCGATCGCAACGTGTTGAACGACGATGAAATGAAGATCATCGAAGGCTTTGCCCGGGGATTGCGCGACGGCGGTGCCGAAGGTGAGCAGTTGATCACGTTTCACCCTTATGGGCCGGGGCGATCATCCGATCGGCTTCATGCGGCCGAGTGGTTGGATTTCAACATGTGCCAGACATCCCACGCGGCGCATGATTACGACAACGGTCTGTTCATCGATCACGACTATGCGCTGAGCCCGGCCAAGCCGACGCTTGATGCCGAGCCGCGCTACGAAAATCTGCCGGTCGGCTTCTACAACAAGCACTGTGCCGGCTATGACCGGTTTGATGATTACGACGTTCGGCAGGCGGCGTACTGGGCGCTGCTGGCGGGCGCGTGCGGGCATGTCTACGGCGATAACAGCGTGTGGCAGATGTGCAAGCCGGGCGTCAATCCCGTTCATCTCGACGCCACGGTGCCGTGGCACGAGGCGGTGGATCACCCTGGCGCGTTTCAGATGCGCCACGTTCGCCGGCTGTTCGAGACTCGGCCGTTCCATCAACTCGTGCCGGAGCAGGGTTGCATCCTCGACGGGCCCGGCGGCGGCGGGGGCAAGGTGCGCGTGGCGCGGGCGGCGGATCGGTCGTTTGCAATCGCCTACTCGCCGCGCGGCGAACAGTTCACGCTCAAGATGGACATCGTTGAAGCGCGTCGCGTGCGAGCGTCGTGGTTCGATCCACGCTACGGCATGACGACGCCGTTCTGCACGTCGCTGCCGCTGCCGATGCAGACCTTCACGCCGCCGACGCATGGCCGGGGCCGGGACTGGGTGTTGCTGCTTGATGACGACGACAAGCAACTGCCGTTGCCCGGGCTGGAGGCGCAGGCGTAA